The Echinicola rosea genome has a segment encoding these proteins:
- a CDS encoding ATP-binding protein: MSEKNFNQQNKTDKLKLLSLVSHEIRTPLHGIIGLTEQLQDTPLSEDQKSLVDHLIHTERILMNLINDVLDYSKLKSSAFDIRLKPASIPTILDELKTLFAPLAAQKSLDLEVSVDVDPGYVRVDILRLKQVLSNLINNALKFTDAGYIRLKCQQITSPKEKELPTYRFTVEDSGSGIPKGKESSIFEAYGHSSKVNNQNGTGLGLTISNMILNNLDSELQLSRPPAPGTGAIFYFDLVLEPTETVPNTEKKQLTHQFGGKRALLVDDDPLVQKITANMLEKEDISVKTSSSFKNAINILSQLQPELVFIDLVLGENDGGELLRHLKEEGIYSGLSVCMTASENSKGEILKLGFDAVLRKPFNRRALARVLSELSK, encoded by the coding sequence ATGAGCGAAAAAAACTTTAATCAGCAAAATAAAACCGATAAACTGAAGCTCCTATCTCTGGTAAGCCATGAGATAAGAACGCCTCTTCATGGTATAATCGGTCTAACAGAGCAGCTCCAGGACACTCCGCTTTCCGAAGATCAAAAATCCCTTGTGGACCACCTGATCCACACGGAGCGAATTTTGATGAACTTGATCAATGATGTACTGGATTATTCCAAACTTAAAAGTTCTGCTTTTGACATTCGACTTAAACCGGCCAGCATCCCCACCATTCTTGATGAACTAAAAACTCTTTTTGCCCCTTTGGCCGCTCAAAAATCACTGGATTTGGAAGTTTCCGTGGATGTGGACCCCGGGTATGTGAGGGTGGATATCCTAAGGCTGAAGCAAGTACTTTCCAATTTAATCAATAATGCTTTGAAGTTTACTGATGCTGGTTATATCCGGCTCAAATGCCAACAAATTACCTCTCCAAAAGAAAAAGAACTTCCCACGTATCGATTTACTGTAGAAGATTCTGGATCCGGAATACCTAAAGGAAAGGAATCGAGTATTTTCGAAGCGTACGGGCATTCCTCAAAGGTCAACAACCAAAACGGAACAGGACTTGGGCTGACCATTTCCAATATGATCTTGAATAATTTGGACAGTGAACTACAGTTGTCAAGACCTCCTGCTCCGGGTACGGGGGCCATTTTTTATTTTGACCTTGTATTGGAGCCCACAGAAACGGTTCCAAATACCGAGAAGAAGCAGTTGACGCATCAGTTTGGAGGTAAGCGTGCTCTTTTGGTGGATGATGACCCACTCGTTCAGAAAATTACTGCAAACATGCTAGAAAAAGAGGACATTTCTGTAAAAACCTCCTCCTCATTTAAAAATGCCATAAACATCCTTTCCCAACTCCAACCTGAGCTGGTCTTCATAGATTTGGTTTTAGGAGAAAACGACGGAGGAGAGCTGCTTAGGCATCTTAAAGAAGAAGGCATCTATTCGGGCCTATCCGTATGCATGACCGCATCCGAAAACAGCAAAGGTGAAATCCTGAAACTGGGTTTTGATGCAGTGCTCAGAAAACCTTTCAATCGTAGGGCCCTCGCCAGGGTACTCTCCGAACTCTCGAAATAG
- a CDS encoding DUF4198 domain-containing protein gives MKTKFSLLFVLALFANLGCAMAHALWIETETSGKKGQEQQVKIYYGEYGEGMIEKVEDWYSDVKDFELWLIDPQGNKTQLETTASAAFFTASFTPNMDGVYRLQVGHSAKDLGGEYVYQFNTATQVWVGKAKETTLEGPKTDLALVMTSPDKGGLKNPLHFKVLFKGEAKEGVTVAVDGPTGWSKEYTTDANGEIEVETPWKGQYIVEAVDTEETSGEHFGAPYEFIWRCATQSIKK, from the coding sequence ATGAAGACAAAGTTCAGTTTATTATTTGTTTTGGCACTATTTGCCAATCTTGGATGTGCGATGGCGCATGCTCTTTGGATCGAAACGGAAACCTCTGGCAAAAAGGGCCAGGAGCAGCAAGTAAAGATCTATTATGGTGAATACGGAGAAGGAATGATTGAAAAAGTGGAAGACTGGTATTCCGACGTAAAAGACTTTGAGCTATGGCTCATCGATCCCCAGGGAAATAAAACGCAATTGGAAACCACTGCTTCTGCAGCGTTTTTCACGGCCAGTTTCACCCCAAATATGGACGGTGTCTATCGTCTGCAAGTCGGTCATTCTGCAAAGGATCTCGGTGGTGAGTACGTTTATCAGTTTAATACTGCCACGCAAGTGTGGGTCGGAAAAGCCAAAGAAACTACGCTGGAAGGCCCCAAGACGGATTTGGCTCTGGTGATGACGTCTCCTGATAAAGGAGGACTTAAAAATCCACTTCACTTCAAAGTCCTGTTCAAAGGTGAAGCAAAAGAAGGCGTCACCGTAGCCGTAGATGGCCCCACGGGTTGGTCCAAGGAATATACTACAGATGCCAATGGTGAAATCGAAGTAGAAACACCTTGGAAAGGACAATACATCGTAGAGGCGGTGGATACTGAAGAAACGTCCGGTGAGCACTTTGGAGCTCCCTATGAATTTATCTGGCGCTGTGCCACACAAAGTATCAAAAAATAG
- a CDS encoding TonB-dependent receptor, which yields MKKILLILVLVAIGNITMAESTGKIAGNVKNEAGEALSYASVILKGTNFGVASDEEGAFEFNAPEGNYTLIISEIGYHTVNKRITVRSGQTTNIGTVVLQERESELGEVTVTGDRSEYKVDEPSGSLRLNEELIEVPQNIQVITAQSLEDQQIIDMSDGVLRNVSGATRLEHWGNLYARVNMRGSRAGAFRNGMNITSNWGPLNEDMSFVESIEFVKGPAGFMMSNGEPSGIYNVVTKKPTGVTRGEVNLTTGSFDLYRGTLDLDGQLSQDGKLLYRLNVMGQTQNSFQDYTFTDRYSVAPVVSYQLDEKTKLTLEYIYQHVNMSNVGAAYVFSTEGYGIYDQSFTIAEPGLDPTVIDDHNITANLQHQINENWKVTAQLSHFNYQQEGASMWLNAVDDDANLLRYVSIWDALNQNTFGQVFVNGEVETGAVNHRILAGFDMGTKEYIADWNQSHQLDSANGGFFNMNNPVYGAPVNGLPQFDRSRSLRQRANTTSITQSYSGFYVQDELGFFDNALRLTLAGRYTYVTQSSYGAVDEDSKVTPRVGLSYSIDDNTSAYALYDKTFVPQTGLTITGEPVDPLSGNNVEFGLKRNFFNGKWSTGLSLYRIFKNNQMVSDPENPTSQLSYLTQTTTQGVEFDARGEILPGFVVTANYAYTDSEITEDGRPEQFSQVGNPVSGFSKHVANAWLTYSIQNGALEGFGLSAGFTFMGDRSTWTWAAENQLSLPNYFKLDGGLSWQNDNLTIRANVFNLLNEYLYSGSAYATYYYYQAEAPRNARLSVGFKF from the coding sequence ATGAAGAAAATTTTACTAATACTGGTTTTAGTGGCGATAGGTAATATTACCATGGCCGAATCCACAGGGAAGATTGCCGGGAATGTCAAGAATGAGGCAGGAGAAGCACTATCATATGCTTCCGTGATCCTAAAAGGAACCAATTTTGGGGTAGCATCTGACGAAGAAGGAGCATTTGAATTCAATGCCCCTGAAGGAAATTATACTTTAATCATTTCAGAAATTGGATATCATACCGTAAACAAGCGTATAACCGTGCGAAGTGGCCAGACCACTAATATTGGCACAGTGGTATTGCAGGAACGTGAATCAGAGCTTGGAGAAGTGACCGTGACTGGAGACAGGAGTGAATATAAGGTCGATGAACCGTCAGGGAGCCTTCGTCTAAACGAAGAATTGATCGAAGTGCCGCAGAATATCCAGGTGATTACCGCTCAGTCACTTGAGGATCAGCAAATTATAGACATGAGTGATGGTGTGTTGAGAAACGTGAGTGGCGCTACCCGCCTAGAGCACTGGGGTAACTTGTACGCTAGGGTAAACATGCGGGGATCTCGTGCTGGTGCCTTCAGAAACGGCATGAACATTACGTCCAATTGGGGGCCACTTAATGAAGATATGAGCTTTGTAGAATCGATTGAATTTGTAAAAGGACCAGCAGGCTTTATGATGTCCAATGGCGAGCCAAGTGGTATCTACAATGTCGTGACCAAAAAGCCAACAGGCGTAACCCGTGGAGAAGTGAACCTTACCACTGGTAGTTTTGACCTGTACAGGGGAACGTTAGACCTAGATGGTCAATTGAGTCAGGATGGAAAGCTCCTTTATAGACTTAATGTCATGGGACAGACCCAGAATTCATTCCAGGATTATACATTCACTGACCGCTACAGCGTAGCCCCGGTCGTAAGCTATCAACTGGACGAAAAAACCAAGTTGACATTGGAGTATATTTATCAGCATGTAAACATGTCAAATGTAGGTGCTGCCTATGTATTTTCGACTGAAGGATATGGCATCTATGATCAAAGCTTCACCATAGCAGAGCCAGGCCTGGACCCAACGGTCATCGATGACCATAACATCACAGCAAACCTTCAACACCAGATTAATGAAAACTGGAAAGTAACAGCCCAGTTGTCTCATTTCAACTACCAGCAGGAAGGGGCTTCCATGTGGCTGAACGCAGTGGATGACGATGCTAATTTGCTTCGATATGTTTCCATATGGGATGCGCTAAACCAAAATACTTTTGGTCAGGTATTCGTAAACGGAGAGGTAGAGACCGGTGCCGTTAACCATAGGATCTTGGCAGGGTTTGATATGGGAACCAAAGAATACATCGCAGACTGGAATCAGTCCCACCAATTGGACTCCGCGAATGGGGGATTTTTTAATATGAACAACCCTGTGTATGGGGCTCCAGTGAATGGGCTGCCGCAGTTTGACAGAAGCAGAAGTCTAAGGCAAAGGGCCAATACCACTTCGATTACACAATCCTATAGTGGATTTTATGTGCAGGACGAACTTGGTTTCTTCGACAACGCTTTAAGGCTGACCTTGGCAGGGAGGTACACCTATGTCACACAGAGCTCCTATGGTGCTGTGGACGAGGACAGCAAAGTGACACCACGAGTGGGCTTGAGTTATTCCATTGATGACAATACCTCCGCATATGCATTGTATGACAAAACCTTCGTGCCACAAACGGGCTTGACCATTACAGGGGAACCTGTCGATCCACTGTCGGGAAACAACGTGGAGTTTGGCCTTAAGCGTAACTTCTTCAATGGCAAGTGGAGCACTGGACTTTCACTGTACAGAATCTTCAAAAATAACCAAATGGTTTCTGATCCAGAGAACCCGACATCACAGTTGTCCTATCTGACGCAGACGACCACGCAGGGAGTGGAGTTTGATGCAAGGGGAGAGATTCTTCCTGGATTCGTGGTCACTGCCAATTATGCCTATACAGATTCTGAAATTACCGAAGATGGAAGGCCAGAGCAGTTTTCGCAAGTGGGGAATCCCGTTTCCGGTTTTTCAAAACATGTGGCCAATGCGTGGCTGACCTATTCCATTCAAAATGGAGCGCTTGAAGGATTTGGACTTTCTGCCGGATTTACTTTTATGGGTGATCGAAGTACTTGGACTTGGGCCGCCGAAAACCAGTTGTCTCTTCCAAACTACTTCAAGCTGGACGGTGGGCTATCGTGGCAAAATGACAATCTGACCATTCGCGCCAATGTGTTCAATCTCCTAAACGAGTACCTGTACTCTGGATCGGCATATGCTACTTATTACTATTATCAGGCAGAGGCTCCTCGAAATGCCCGTCTGAGTGTAGGATTTAAATTTTAA
- a CDS encoding sulfatase-like hydrolase/transferase, giving the protein MIRIPKMRISLLFFFVAFIWNLPAKGQSDSQPNIIFILVDDLGYGDIGVFFQNERKSLNDRSEPWIMTPQLDKMAMQGAMMTDHYAAAPVCAPSRASILMGVNQGHAHVRDNQFDKEIGKNHTMAEVLRSARYTTVAVGKWGLQGKGEGPDWPTHPLKVGFDQYFGYIRHRDGHEHYPVEGVYRGSKEVYQNYETVQGLDKCYTGDLFTAKAKDFIIKHQAKDSQQPFFMYLAYDTPHAVLELPTQDYPAGGGLNGGIQWLGNAGKMINTASGEVDSFVYPEFANATYDHDKNEATPEVAWPDTYKRYATVNRRIDDQVGDLMQLLEDLEISENTLVVFTSDNGPSRESYLPEEYVAYTPEFFNNFAHFDGIKRDVYEGGLRTATIAHWPIHIKAGTVVNSPSISYDWMATFADAAGAPVPVRTDGVSLLPSLTGKGKQEPSQVYVEYAQGGKIPKYAEFLESHQGKLRGQMQMIRQGEMVGVRYNIQGQEDDFELYDVTKDPQQGTDLSSDREALQASFKAAALRLRVADAQAPRPYDEALVPSLEIRKPKKGLIAKTYDINSPWIPKLSQKAIANKKVNRLAVQEAPAKGNLVMWQGYLDVPEDGKYTFSANRGESHFFMRIHDISVLDGNYATDHSPIGSVQLEKGLHPVKIYYLKETQTPSLELFWTDQEGNKEEVPAGAWYR; this is encoded by the coding sequence ATGATTCGAATCCCCAAAATGAGAATTTCCTTGCTGTTTTTTTTTGTGGCGTTTATATGGAATTTGCCAGCAAAAGGCCAATCTGATTCACAGCCAAATATCATCTTCATCTTGGTAGATGATCTGGGGTATGGTGATATTGGAGTGTTTTTCCAAAATGAACGAAAATCCCTAAATGATAGGAGTGAGCCTTGGATTATGACGCCCCAATTGGATAAAATGGCAATGCAAGGTGCGATGATGACCGATCATTACGCAGCAGCGCCAGTATGTGCTCCTTCCCGGGCTTCTATATTGATGGGCGTAAACCAAGGACATGCACATGTACGTGATAATCAATTTGACAAAGAAATCGGTAAAAACCACACGATGGCCGAAGTGTTGCGGTCTGCCCGTTATACGACCGTAGCCGTAGGAAAATGGGGGCTGCAAGGCAAGGGAGAGGGGCCGGATTGGCCTACCCATCCGCTGAAAGTGGGTTTTGACCAATACTTTGGGTATATCAGGCACCGAGATGGTCATGAGCATTATCCCGTAGAGGGCGTGTACCGTGGAAGTAAGGAGGTATATCAAAACTATGAAACCGTACAGGGATTGGATAAGTGCTATACCGGGGACCTATTTACGGCAAAGGCGAAGGACTTTATCATCAAGCACCAAGCGAAAGATTCCCAGCAACCATTTTTTATGTATTTGGCATATGATACCCCGCATGCGGTATTAGAACTTCCCACGCAGGATTATCCTGCCGGTGGAGGGCTCAATGGAGGCATCCAGTGGCTCGGAAACGCAGGAAAGATGATCAATACTGCTTCTGGGGAAGTGGACTCTTTTGTCTATCCCGAATTTGCAAATGCCACCTATGATCATGATAAGAACGAGGCCACGCCAGAAGTAGCGTGGCCGGATACATACAAACGATACGCGACCGTCAATAGGAGGATAGATGATCAAGTGGGAGATTTGATGCAATTGTTGGAGGATTTGGAAATTTCTGAGAATACCTTGGTCGTATTTACTTCTGACAATGGCCCCTCTAGGGAATCCTATCTGCCAGAAGAATATGTAGCTTATACGCCTGAATTTTTCAACAACTTTGCCCATTTTGATGGTATCAAAAGGGATGTATATGAGGGTGGACTGAGAACGGCCACTATCGCTCACTGGCCGATACACATCAAAGCGGGCACTGTGGTAAATTCGCCCAGTATTTCATACGATTGGATGGCGACCTTTGCAGATGCTGCAGGAGCTCCTGTGCCAGTCAGGACGGATGGTGTTTCGCTGTTACCGTCTTTGACTGGAAAGGGAAAACAGGAACCTAGCCAGGTTTACGTGGAATATGCACAAGGAGGAAAAATCCCTAAATATGCAGAATTTCTGGAGTCACATCAAGGCAAATTAAGGGGACAGATGCAGATGATCAGACAGGGAGAAATGGTCGGTGTTCGGTATAATATCCAAGGGCAGGAGGATGACTTTGAGCTTTATGATGTGACCAAAGATCCACAGCAGGGAACTGATCTTTCATCTGATCGTGAGGCATTACAGGCTAGCTTCAAAGCCGCGGCATTACGCCTTCGGGTAGCCGATGCGCAGGCCCCTCGACCTTATGATGAAGCCTTGGTACCATCGCTGGAAATCAGGAAACCTAAAAAAGGACTGATCGCCAAAACCTATGACATCAACAGTCCCTGGATTCCTAAATTATCGCAGAAGGCTATTGCCAATAAGAAAGTCAATCGCTTGGCTGTTCAGGAGGCGCCCGCGAAAGGCAACTTGGTGATGTGGCAAGGATATTTGGACGTTCCGGAAGATGGAAAATATACCTTTTCGGCCAATAGGGGCGAAAGTCACTTTTTTATGAGGATCCATGATATAAGTGTATTGGACGGAAACTATGCTACGGACCATTCTCCCATAGGCAGTGTCCAACTCGAAAAAGGACTGCATCCAGTAAAAATCTATTATTTGAAGGAAACTCAAACTCCATCCTTGGAGCTTTTCTGGACGGATCAGGAAGGAAACAAAGAGGAAGTGCCTGCAGGAGCATGGTACCGATAA
- a CDS encoding DUF6686 family protein — translation MNYCNPEVIMMKDNFILTRCEHCGRIGLMYGQCMLSFSKVDFRGFCRYIEDLTFESDHSPFYDEVDRIVIETYHMDIQFTLKEEEFYRLKGSLNEAQMQLQIDDLLRK, via the coding sequence ATGAATTACTGTAATCCAGAAGTCATTATGATGAAGGACAATTTTATCTTGACAAGGTGTGAACATTGCGGCAGGATAGGATTGATGTATGGCCAGTGCATGTTGAGCTTTAGTAAGGTGGATTTTAGAGGGTTTTGTCGCTATATAGAGGACCTGACCTTCGAAAGTGACCATAGCCCCTTCTATGATGAAGTGGACCGGATCGTGATCGAAACCTATCACATGGACATCCAGTTTACACTGAAAGAAGAGGAATTTTACCGGCTAAAGGGTAGCCTAAACGAAGCTCAAATGCAACTTCAGATTGATGATTTACTGAGAAAATAA